One window from the genome of Amycolatopsis sp. NBC_01480 encodes:
- the eccD gene encoding type VII secretion integral membrane protein EccD codes for MSAPAALAGSTRRVTIVTPRARVDVALPQQSTFAELVPQLVRLAGASGQAAAEHPGWVLSRLGGAPLALGLTVAAAQVRDGEVLHLTPRERPRGPLLFDDVVDSIASVGESASNAWGPKIARRSGIAAAVVLLLGGGLLVQAATSGSALAPISTGLLAVVLLLGGGALSRAYGDSGAGSAGALAGVGVALLAGMSILPPHPLFSLSAGPLAAGLAAVTVYGVLAAVSVADRLPWFVAVTVSAGFGAITTGVVLLAGVKPVAAAAVAAVVATALAAVAPMLALRLGRLPLPRVPDDMESFRANEQPSFGEDMVGRTTHAQALLTGLLVALGLVVLASAITLAAAGGPWEAGLTGLLGIGWGQRSRSYAGRTQRLVLAGFGVVILLTAGGWLLADGNRMAIFVAGLVFVLAAIVCLTYATRVARGVRSPYWSRLLDVSEFLVLLSLVPFVAMIAGVYQAVRG; via the coding sequence GTGAGCGCGCCCGCCGCGCTGGCCGGCTCGACCCGGCGCGTGACGATCGTGACCCCGCGGGCCCGGGTGGACGTCGCGCTGCCGCAGCAGAGCACGTTCGCGGAGCTGGTGCCGCAGCTGGTGCGGCTGGCCGGCGCGTCCGGCCAGGCCGCGGCCGAGCACCCGGGCTGGGTGCTCTCCCGGCTCGGCGGCGCGCCGCTCGCGCTCGGCCTGACCGTGGCCGCCGCGCAGGTGCGCGACGGCGAAGTGCTGCACCTGACCCCGCGGGAGCGCCCGCGGGGTCCGCTGCTGTTCGACGACGTGGTGGACTCGATCGCCAGCGTCGGGGAGTCCGCTTCGAACGCGTGGGGCCCGAAGATCGCGCGCCGTTCCGGCATCGCCGCGGCCGTGGTGCTGCTGCTCGGCGGCGGGCTGCTGGTGCAGGCCGCCACCTCGGGCAGCGCGCTCGCGCCGATCAGCACCGGGCTGCTCGCGGTGGTACTGCTGCTCGGCGGTGGCGCGCTGAGCCGGGCGTACGGCGACTCGGGCGCGGGCTCGGCCGGCGCGCTGGCCGGCGTCGGCGTGGCGCTGCTCGCCGGGATGTCGATCCTGCCGCCGCACCCGCTGTTCTCGCTCTCGGCCGGCCCCCTGGCCGCGGGGCTGGCCGCGGTGACCGTTTACGGCGTGCTGGCCGCGGTGTCGGTCGCCGACCGGCTGCCGTGGTTCGTCGCGGTGACGGTCTCGGCGGGGTTCGGTGCGATCACCACGGGCGTGGTGCTGCTGGCCGGGGTGAAGCCGGTCGCGGCGGCCGCGGTCGCCGCCGTGGTGGCGACCGCGCTGGCCGCGGTCGCGCCGATGCTCGCGCTGCGCCTCGGCCGGCTGCCGCTGCCCCGGGTGCCGGACGACATGGAGTCGTTCCGCGCCAACGAACAACCGTCGTTCGGCGAGGACATGGTCGGCCGGACCACGCACGCGCAGGCGTTGCTGACCGGGCTGCTGGTGGCGCTCGGCCTGGTGGTGCTGGCGTCGGCGATCACGCTCGCGGCGGCGGGCGGGCCGTGGGAGGCCGGGCTCACCGGGCTGCTGGGCATCGGCTGGGGCCAGCGTTCGCGCTCGTACGCCGGGCGCACGCAACGCCTCGTGCTGGCGGGCTTCGGCGTTGTGATCCTGCTTACGGCCGGCGGCTGGCTGCTCGCGGACGGCAACCGCATGGCCATTTTCGTGGCCGGCCTGGTGTTCGTGCTCGCGGCGATCGTCTGCCTGACCTACGCGACGCGGGTGGCGCGCGGGGTGCGTTCGCCGTACTGGTCCCGGCTCCTGGACGTCTCGGAGTTCTTGGTGCTGCTGTCCTTGGTGCCGTTCGTGGCGATGATCGCCGGGGTGTACCAGGCCGTGCGAGGCTGA
- a CDS encoding RHS repeat-associated core domain-containing protein, with protein MSNPLVAPTEDSTKAYSGISLAESAAGLSDAIKSGDWASVAMGAVGTALDALSMAMDPFGAILAAGVSWLMEHVGPLKEALNGLTGNADEIAAQSQTWANVAKELESVGQDLDAMVKADLQSWTGPAGDAYRQRTQDTVALLQSAQKGCEGASSGVKTAGEVVGAVRTLVRDIISELVGHMISWALQVLFTLGIGMVWVVPQVVAAVAKTASSIASVTTKLVKALKALIPLLKKAGTLFEDAGKALKGLKGGKIDAPPKVSKIDSTPKAPEIKGGGGTPKSGDESVTTSGDHSGTGGDSTTTSGDHPVPKPNESHGSGGENPPVQPKPEPGPSELPGDKPNGATGSTTPPGDNPRGTAVGKNGRVCETDPVDVATGEMVLDQTDLVLPLRLELALERMHVSSYRAGRWFGASWASTVDQRLEVGREGIRYFSPDGMILVFPLPAPGTSVLPVEGPRLSLTRRLDGGYGLEGPVHGTQLRFDPVPGERAGVLPLATVTGAGQSYRIEYGPDASPSRIRHSDGYQVEFTTARGRITAISVVDPDADVRAAATRYGYDADGRLTQVVNSSGRPMLFDYDTHGRITGWQDRNGTWYRYVYDAAGRCVKTVGDKGFRDGSFAYDRERLVTTYTDSLGHRTEYHLNEANQVVREVDAAGHTRESAWDRYDRLLARTDQLGRVTSYEYDGDGALSRVVRPDGSVVHVHLREGAVAAISVRDAERTWTRVYDEAPDPFNGQLGVAAGFRHQGVGSNAPAPDAVEEAAQPSEGYVPDMFGRPALVSAPGGQVRLDWTVEGLRAARVGPGGGRAQWTYDAEGNDVAHMDETGAVTRREYGPFDVVVATVDAAGARTTYTYDTELRLASVTNPVGLTWYYLRDHEGRITEERDFDGRTLRFEYDAMGRLSRSLNGLGELVEYTYDTLGNVVGRRTSSGLTTYSYDPVGRLVRAANADAVIEYERDERGRVIAQTTNGRTTTFAYEDGRVHRRTPSGVDSVWSFGDKGIPVGLSGGGHEVRFGRDAGGNETGRTVDGRVLLTQAFDAEQRLTAQDTPVRQRRYDYRPDGNLVRTADSVAGAVQFQLDVTGRVVDAVAPDRREGYRYDAAGNIVATAAAGASAGSPETGPRGYAGNTLTGAGAVAYRHDAQGRVVQRLAGELVWSYHWDAQDRMTGVRTPDGTRWNYRYDPIGRRIAKQRLGPGGEVAEQVDFVWDGGKLVEEAHRGPDGTTRVRTWDYDPDTSAPVAQHENTGGIRLFHTIVTDPVGRPAELLDPAGGLGWQGRSTVWGRDLPGSGGATSTPLRFPGQYLDAETGLHYNVYRYYDPATGRYVSQDPLGLAPAPNPVAYVDNPLRVADPLGLAPTSCSEVDLGDGTRPGGSHDPAHVDDTGSTSNPSRHDPGSDSEDITDQAAPPPAHQPAQPDFSHNPPHAPDYVYHGSGAPPEVVFNQGLTSDAIRNNRPPIYDIDTHQHRSYGSGSGYVSTSGNYNTGVQFVPIKPGAQVTEGADFWGKGGTQYHGHDGYVYTIKGDSGSMVHLPSHPGRVQNFDGQDEWAAVDHIPGSQIVGANKITGNYNVQPFGAPGAPPTIIPGKSGIQSTWIPNPGFQP; from the coding sequence GTGAGTAACCCGTTAGTTGCGCCGACGGAGGATTCGACCAAGGCGTATTCGGGCATTTCCCTGGCCGAATCGGCTGCCGGGTTGTCGGATGCGATCAAGTCGGGTGACTGGGCGTCGGTGGCGATGGGTGCGGTCGGCACCGCGCTGGACGCGCTGTCCATGGCGATGGATCCCTTCGGGGCGATCCTCGCGGCGGGCGTGAGCTGGCTGATGGAGCACGTCGGCCCGCTGAAGGAAGCACTGAACGGCCTCACCGGAAACGCGGACGAGATCGCCGCGCAGTCGCAGACCTGGGCGAACGTCGCCAAAGAGCTGGAAAGCGTCGGCCAGGACCTGGACGCCATGGTCAAGGCCGACCTCCAGTCCTGGACCGGCCCCGCGGGCGACGCGTACCGGCAGCGCACGCAGGACACCGTGGCGTTGCTCCAGTCCGCGCAGAAGGGCTGCGAAGGTGCGTCTTCCGGGGTGAAAACCGCCGGCGAGGTCGTCGGCGCCGTCCGCACCCTGGTCCGCGACATCATCTCCGAGCTGGTCGGCCACATGATCAGCTGGGCGTTGCAGGTGCTGTTCACCCTCGGCATCGGCATGGTCTGGGTGGTCCCCCAGGTGGTCGCGGCCGTCGCGAAGACCGCGTCGTCGATCGCGAGCGTGACGACGAAGCTGGTCAAGGCGCTCAAGGCGCTGATCCCGCTGCTGAAGAAGGCCGGGACCCTGTTCGAGGACGCCGGCAAGGCGTTGAAGGGCCTCAAGGGCGGCAAGATCGACGCGCCGCCGAAGGTATCGAAGATCGACAGCACGCCGAAAGCCCCGGAGATCAAGGGCGGCGGTGGCACGCCCAAGAGCGGTGACGAGTCCGTCACCACGTCCGGCGATCATTCCGGGACCGGCGGCGACTCGACCACGACGTCGGGTGATCACCCGGTCCCGAAGCCGAACGAGTCCCACGGCTCCGGCGGGGAAAACCCGCCGGTGCAGCCGAAACCCGAGCCGGGGCCCAGTGAACTGCCGGGTGATAAGCCCAATGGCGCCACCGGGAGCACAACGCCGCCGGGCGACAACCCTCGCGGCACCGCCGTCGGCAAGAACGGCCGCGTCTGCGAAACCGACCCGGTCGACGTCGCCACCGGCGAGATGGTGCTCGACCAGACCGACCTGGTGCTGCCGCTGCGGCTCGAGCTGGCGCTGGAGCGCATGCACGTGTCGTCCTACCGCGCGGGCCGCTGGTTCGGCGCGTCCTGGGCGTCCACAGTGGACCAGCGGCTCGAGGTCGGCCGCGAGGGCATCCGCTACTTCTCGCCCGACGGCATGATCCTGGTGTTTCCGCTGCCCGCGCCCGGCACCTCGGTGCTGCCGGTGGAGGGGCCGCGGCTGTCGCTCACGCGCCGGCTCGACGGCGGCTACGGCCTCGAAGGCCCGGTGCACGGCACCCAGCTGCGGTTCGACCCGGTGCCCGGCGAGCGCGCCGGCGTGCTCCCGCTCGCCACGGTCACCGGGGCCGGGCAGAGCTACCGCATCGAGTACGGCCCCGACGCGAGCCCGTCGCGGATCCGGCACTCCGACGGCTACCAGGTCGAGTTCACCACCGCCCGCGGCCGGATCACCGCGATCTCCGTGGTGGACCCCGACGCGGACGTGCGCGCGGCGGCCACCCGCTACGGCTACGACGCCGACGGCCGGCTCACCCAGGTGGTCAACTCCTCGGGCCGGCCGATGCTGTTCGACTACGACACCCACGGCCGGATCACCGGCTGGCAGGACCGCAACGGCACCTGGTACCGGTATGTCTACGACGCCGCCGGCCGATGCGTGAAGACGGTGGGGGACAAGGGTTTCCGCGACGGCAGCTTCGCCTACGACCGCGAGCGGCTGGTCACCACGTACACCGACTCGCTCGGGCACCGCACCGAGTACCACCTCAACGAGGCCAACCAGGTCGTGCGCGAGGTGGACGCGGCGGGCCACACCCGGGAGTCCGCTTGGGACCGGTACGACCGGCTCCTGGCCCGCACCGACCAGCTCGGGCGCGTCACTTCGTATGAGTACGACGGCGACGGCGCGCTGAGCCGGGTCGTCCGGCCGGACGGCAGCGTCGTGCACGTCCACCTGCGCGAGGGCGCCGTCGCCGCGATCAGCGTGCGCGACGCCGAGCGCACCTGGACGCGGGTGTACGACGAGGCACCGGACCCGTTCAACGGGCAGCTCGGCGTCGCGGCCGGATTCCGGCACCAGGGCGTCGGCAGTAACGCGCCGGCGCCGGACGCGGTCGAAGAAGCGGCGCAGCCGTCGGAGGGCTACGTCCCGGACATGTTCGGCCGTCCCGCGCTGGTTTCGGCGCCCGGTGGGCAGGTTCGCCTGGACTGGACCGTCGAAGGACTGCGCGCGGCCCGCGTCGGCCCGGGCGGCGGCCGTGCACAGTGGACGTACGACGCCGAGGGCAACGACGTCGCACACATGGACGAAACCGGTGCGGTCACCCGGCGCGAGTACGGGCCGTTCGACGTCGTAGTGGCCACTGTGGACGCTGCCGGGGCGCGCACTACTTACACGTACGACACCGAGCTGCGGCTCGCGTCGGTGACCAACCCGGTCGGGCTGACCTGGTACTACCTGCGCGACCACGAGGGCCGCATCACCGAGGAACGCGACTTCGACGGGCGCACGCTGCGTTTCGAGTACGACGCCATGGGCCGGCTTTCCCGTTCGCTGAACGGGCTCGGCGAACTGGTCGAGTACACCTACGACACGCTGGGCAACGTGGTCGGGCGGCGCACCTCGTCCGGGCTCACCACCTACTCGTACGACCCGGTCGGCCGGCTCGTCCGCGCGGCCAACGCCGACGCGGTGATCGAGTACGAGCGCGACGAGCGCGGCCGGGTGATCGCGCAGACCACCAACGGCCGCACCACCACGTTCGCCTACGAGGACGGCCGGGTCCACCGCCGCACTCCGTCCGGTGTGGACAGTGTGTGGTCCTTCGGCGACAAGGGAATCCCCGTCGGGCTCTCCGGCGGCGGCCACGAGGTGCGGTTCGGCCGCGACGCCGGCGGCAACGAGACCGGCCGGACGGTGGACGGGCGGGTGCTGCTCACCCAGGCGTTCGACGCCGAGCAGCGGCTCACCGCGCAGGACACCCCGGTCCGCCAGCGCCGTTACGACTACCGGCCGGACGGGAACCTCGTGCGCACCGCGGACAGCGTCGCCGGCGCGGTGCAGTTCCAGCTCGACGTCACGGGCCGCGTGGTCGACGCGGTCGCGCCCGACCGGCGCGAGGGCTACCGCTACGACGCGGCGGGCAACATCGTCGCCACCGCCGCGGCCGGCGCCAGTGCCGGCTCGCCCGAGACCGGCCCGCGCGGTTACGCGGGCAACACCCTCACCGGCGCGGGCGCCGTCGCGTACCGGCACGACGCCCAGGGCCGGGTCGTCCAGCGGCTGGCCGGCGAGCTGGTCTGGAGCTACCACTGGGACGCCCAGGACCGCATGACCGGCGTGAGGACCCCGGACGGCACGCGCTGGAACTACCGCTACGACCCGATCGGCAGGCGGATCGCCAAGCAGCGCCTCGGCCCCGGCGGCGAGGTCGCCGAGCAGGTCGATTTCGTGTGGGACGGCGGAAAGCTCGTCGAGGAGGCCCATCGCGGGCCCGACGGGACGACCCGCGTGCGCACCTGGGACTACGACCCGGACACCAGCGCGCCGGTGGCACAGCACGAGAACACCGGCGGGATCCGGCTATTCCACACCATCGTCACCGACCCCGTCGGACGGCCGGCCGAACTGCTCGACCCGGCCGGCGGCCTCGGCTGGCAGGGCCGGTCCACGGTGTGGGGCCGCGACCTGCCGGGCAGCGGCGGCGCGACCAGCACCCCGCTGCGCTTCCCCGGCCAGTACCTCGACGCCGAGACCGGTCTGCACTACAACGTCTACCGCTACTACGACCCGGCCACCGGCCGGTACGTGAGCCAGGACCCGCTCGGCCTCGCGCCCGCGCCCAACCCGGTCGCGTACGTGGACAACCCGCTGCGGGTGGCCGACCCGCTGGGCCTGGCCCCGACGAGCTGCTCCGAGGTCGACCTCGGGGACGGCACCCGGCCGGGCGGCTCGCACGACCCGGCCCACGTCGACGACACGGGCAGCACCTCGAACCCGTCGCGCCACGACCCCGGGTCCGATTCGGAGGACATCACCGACCAGGCCGCGCCGCCGCCCGCGCACCAGCCCGCGCAGCCGGACTTCTCGCACAACCCGCCGCACGCGCCCGACTACGTCTACCACGGTTCGGGCGCGCCGCCGGAGGTCGTGTTCAACCAGGGCCTGACCTCCGACGCGATCCGCAACAACCGGCCGCCGATCTACGACATCGACACGCACCAGCACCGGTCGTACGGCTCGGGCAGTGGTTACGTGTCCACCTCGGGCAACTACAACACCGGGGTGCAGTTCGTGCCGATCAAGCCGGGGGCGCAGGTCACCGAGGGCGCCGACTTCTGGGGCAAGGGCGGCACCCAGTACCACGGCCACGACGGCTACGTGTACACGATCAAGGGCGACTCGGGCAGCATGGTCCACCTGCCCTCGCACCCGGGCCGGGTGCAGAACTTCGACGGCCAGGACGAATGGGCCGCGGTCGACCACATCCCGGGCTCGCAGATCGTCGGGGCGAACAAGATCACCGGCAACTACAACGTGCAGCCGTTCGGCGCGCCGGGCGCCCCGCCGACGATCATCCCGGGCAAGAGCGGCATCCAGAGCACCTGGATCCCCAACCCGGGCTTCCAGCCGTGA
- a CDS encoding type VII secretion system-associated protein, whose translation MVEGPQDPPVTPEMRERARQSPDSWLYVVDPAYADTGDVPGSAIAGGYRVDERGEIAGAFVRNPDYRPSPLAWGFPAPGNELEAALQAAVTGRGDDAAVRSALLAATVYTPSAPDRAVIPVRHDDVEAVPVYTSESYLPEPPPGQSFRPVPVRELGASLEGRYLLLNPGSALEVLVPGDNLAG comes from the coding sequence GTGGTGGAGGGCCCCCAGGACCCGCCGGTGACCCCGGAGATGCGCGAGCGCGCGCGGCAGTCGCCGGACAGCTGGCTGTACGTGGTGGATCCGGCGTACGCCGACACCGGCGACGTCCCGGGCTCGGCGATCGCCGGCGGCTACCGGGTCGACGAGCGCGGCGAGATCGCGGGCGCCTTCGTCCGTAACCCGGACTACCGGCCCAGCCCGCTGGCGTGGGGTTTTCCGGCTCCGGGCAACGAGTTGGAGGCCGCGCTGCAGGCCGCCGTCACCGGCCGCGGGGACGACGCCGCGGTCCGGTCCGCCCTGCTGGCCGCGACGGTCTACACCCCGTCGGCCCCGGACCGCGCCGTCATCCCGGTGCGGCACGACGACGTCGAGGCCGTGCCCGTGTACACCTCGGAGAGCTACCTGCCGGAGCCGCCGCCCGGCCAGTCCTTCCGCCCGGTGCCGGTGCGTGAGCTCGGGGCTTCGCTGGAGGGTCGCTACCTCCTGCTCAACCCGGGCAGCGCCCTGGAAGTGCTGGTGCCGGGCGACAATCTGGCCGGGTAA
- a CDS encoding GNAT family N-acetyltransferase, translating to MTSSPDQAPPLDVAVANAAAFWTLLAQTRGHRLTTRPGFVCVHGSERSGMRIVLRTGTPDAEDVAELTKLAENAAKVVVEDAYGTVDLAPIGLKPRELPVMARTATSSTVDTQDVVRADTPDLLATVENVVVHGFPLERHQPYRRGEVFPPALLERDDVELYLTERDGEPAGACFVVLDGTAGGVYWVTTLPSQRSRGVGRSLMNAMLSRLDGLPVTLTASKAGKPLYDSLGFSTLAPATWWT from the coding sequence ATGACCAGCTCTCCCGATCAAGCACCGCCGCTCGACGTGGCCGTGGCCAACGCGGCCGCGTTCTGGACCCTGCTCGCCCAGACCCGCGGGCACCGGCTGACCACCCGGCCCGGTTTCGTCTGCGTGCACGGCAGCGAGCGCAGCGGCATGCGGATCGTGCTGCGCACCGGCACGCCCGACGCCGAGGACGTCGCCGAGCTGACCAAGCTGGCGGAGAACGCGGCGAAGGTCGTCGTCGAAGACGCGTACGGCACCGTCGATCTGGCCCCGATTGGCCTCAAGCCGCGGGAGCTGCCGGTGATGGCGCGCACCGCGACATCGTCCACAGTAGACACACAGGACGTGGTCCGAGCCGATACACCGGACCTGCTCGCGACCGTGGAAAACGTTGTCGTGCACGGCTTTCCGCTGGAACGGCACCAGCCGTACCGGCGCGGCGAGGTCTTCCCGCCCGCGTTGCTGGAGCGGGACGACGTGGAGCTGTACCTCACCGAGCGGGACGGCGAGCCGGCCGGCGCCTGCTTCGTCGTCCTGGACGGCACGGCCGGCGGCGTCTACTGGGTGACCACGCTGCCGTCACAGCGCTCCCGCGGCGTCGGGCGCTCGTTGATGAACGCCATGCTGTCCCGTTTGGACGGTCTCCCGGTCACGCTGACCGCCTCGAAGGCGGGCAAGCCGCTGTACGACTCGCTCGGCTTCAGCACCCTGGCACCCGCGACCTGGTGGACCTGA